Proteins encoded in a region of the Takifugu flavidus isolate HTHZ2018 chromosome 8, ASM371156v2, whole genome shotgun sequence genome:
- the birc7 gene encoding baculoviral IAP repeat-containing protein 7, with the protein MSATGREERGKPTCRRMTDEESAVLYMLEEPRMRREGDRIRTFQEWPADAAVAPADLARAGFFFLGPGDAVQCFCCGGILRCWMQGDTPGDEHRRHFPTCCFVLGRAVGNIPLRAGFSDSVDGQLLSQLQRMTMDDQGTVGQAVYPEMEAEDSRLTTFHNWPTEASVQPDVLARAGFFYTGHGDNVKCYYCDGGLRNWEPGDDPWQEHAKWFPRCEFLIQTRGQEYISNIQDTHFHLGDTVGGSQSSSSRDIGPRNDMVRGLAASSAMLSPVVQTVLQMGFEAGLVESLVQTKYLLTGRQYTSVSDLVSDVLQAEQEDRARAPQSTDPEVRQSSSTARVRTHAATGEVNEPSPEELLRQLQEERTCKVCMDKLVSIVFIPCGHLVVCSDCAASLRHCPICRAVIRGSVRAFMS; encoded by the exons ATGAGTGCCACAGGACGAGAAGAGCGAGGGAAGCCCACGTGCCGCAGAATGACGGATGAGGAGAGCGCAGTGCTTTACATGCTCGAGGAGCCTCGgatgaggagggaaggagacagaatCCGAACGTTCCAGGAATGGCCGGCAGATGCTGCGGTGGCGCCTGCAGACCTGGCCAGAGCCGGCTTCTTCTTCCTGGGCCCCGGGGATGCTGTGCAGTGTTTCTGCTGTGGGGGGATTTTAAGGTGCTGGATGCAGGGGGACACCCCGGGGGACGAGCACAGGAGGCATTTCCCCACATGCTGCTTCGTTCTCGGCAGAGCCGTGGGAAATATTCCACTCCGGGCCGGGTTCTCGGACTCCGTGGACGGCCAGTTGTTGAGTCAGCTCCAGAGGATGACCATGGATGACCAGGGCACGGTAGGACAGGCGGTCTACCCAGAGATGGAGGCCGAGGATTCCCGGCTCACCACTTTCCACAACTGGCCCACAGAGGCCTCGGTCCAGCCCGACGTTCTGGCGAGGGCAGGATTTTTCTACACAG GTCACGGCGACAACGTCAAATGCTACTACTGCGACGGGGGGCTGAGGAACTGGGAGCCGGGAGACGACCCCTGGCAGGAGCACGCCAAGTGGTTTCCAAG ATGTGAGTTTTTAATCCAGACGCGGGGGCAGGAGTATATCAgcaacatccaggacactcatTTCCATCTGGGCGACACAGTG GGTGGATCAcagagctcctccagcagagatATTGGACCCAGAAATG ATATGGTCAGAGGTCTGGCGGCTTCCTCAGCCATGCTCTCCCCTGTGGTGCAGACCGTGCTGCAGATGGGCTTCGAAGCCGGGCTGGTGGAAAGTTTGGTCCAGACCAAATACCTGCTGACGGGCCGACAGTACACTTCAGTGTCCGACCTGGTCAGTGATGTCCTGCAGGcggagcaggaggacagagcgAGGGCACCACAGAGCACAG ATCCAGAGGTGAGGCAGAGCTCCAGCACTGCTAGAGTGAGAACACACGCGGCCACcggagaag tgAATGAGCccagcccagaggagctgctgaggcagctgcaggaggagaggacctGTAAGGTGTGCATGGACAAGCTGGTGTCCATCGTCTTCATCCCCTGCGGTCACCTGGTGGTGTGTAGCGACTGCGCCGCCAGCCTGCGTCACTGCCCCATCTGCAGGGCCGTCATCCGGGGCAGCGTCCGTGCCTTCATGTCCTGA
- the LOC130529573 gene encoding YTH domain-containing family protein 1-like encodes MSATSIEPQRSKGQASKVQNGSLHQKETVHDSDFEPYLSGQSTQNNSYQSITDPYLSSYYAPSIGFPYPLSEAPWSTGGDPPIPYLTPYGPLSNGDHHFMPDTVFGQPGGLGSSIYPHRFNFFPENPAFSAWGTSGSQGQQTQSSAYGGSYSYPPSSLGGTLVPDGQTGFHSETLNKAPGMNSLEQGMVGLKIGGDVAGQGSGVKAVGSVIGGPAVPTAGNGATPIGMPPPKPTSWAAIASKPAKPQQLKTKVKPGMPGSLGGALPPPPIKHNMNIGTWDKGPVTKVAPSPLQQQPPPLGLPHGLPPQGPMQQGPMQPPPPQSLVQPQMQPMALQPPHHQHHQHHQPPPQPYQNHGQPPQPQTRWIAPRNRNQGYGQGGPGQDCNCTMGLISGNGGPPTSISQGPGAESHPVLDKLRASHSYNPKDFDWNLKNGRVFIIKSYSEDDIHRSIKYSIWCSTEHGNKRLDSAYRAMNAKGPVYLLFSVNGSGHFCGVAEMRSPVDYGTSAGVWAQDKWKGKFDVDWLFVKDVPNSQLRHIRLENNDNKPVTNSRDTQEVPLEKAKQVLKIIATYKHTTSIFDDFSHYEKRQEEEEEVRKTFEPAQIQNRSRLDQERQTRNKQ; translated from the exons ATGTCTGCCACAAGCATTGAACCTCAG cGATCAAAGGGACAAGCATCTAAAG TGCAAAATGGTTCGCTACATCAGAAGGAGACGGTCCACGACAGCGACTTCGAGCCATACCTCAGTGGTCAATCAACTCAG AACAACAGTTACCAGTCCATCACCGACCCCTACCTGTCCAGCTACTACGCCCCCTCTATTGGATTCCCGTACCCCCTCAGTGAAGCTCCCTGGTCCACAGGCGGCGACCCACCCATCCCCTACTTGACGCCCTACGGACCCTTGAGTAACGGTGACCATCACTTTATGCCAGACACTGTGTTTGGCCAGCCGGGGGGGCTGGGGAGCAGCATCTACCCCCACAGGTTTAACTTTTTCCCTGAAAACCCTGCCTTCTCCGCTTGGGGCACGAGCGGCTCCCAGGGCCAGCAGACTCAGAGTTCAGCCTACGGCGGCAGCTACAGCTACCCCCCCAGCTCCCTGGGGGGCACCCTGGTGCCTGATGGTCAGACGGGTTTCCACAGCGAGACCCTCAATAAGGCCCCCGGCATGAACAGCCTGGAGCAGGGCATGGTGGGGTTAAAGATCGGAGGGGACGTCGCCGGCCAGGGGTCGGGCGTGAAGGCCGTGGGCTCGGTGATCGGCGGGCCGGCGGTACCGACCGCGGGAAATGGAGCCACGCCCATCGGGATGccccccccaaaacccaccTCCTGGGCCGCCATCGCCAGTAAGCCGGCGAAGCCCCAGCAGCTGAAAACCAAGGTGAAACCGGGAATGCCCGGGAGTCTGGGCGGCGCGctgcccccgccccccatcAAACACAACATGAACATTGGTACCTGGGACAAGGGCCCGGTCACGAAGGTGGCGCCGTcccccctgcagcagcagccgccgccgctcggCCTGCCCCACGGGTTGCCGCCTCAGGGTCCCATGCAGCAGGGACCCATGCAGCCCCCGCCTCCGCAGTCTCTGGTCCAGCCCCAAATGCAACCCATGGCCttacagcccccccaccaccagcaccaccagcaccatcagccACCGCCTCAGCCCTACCAGAACCACGGCCAGCCCCCGCAGCCCCAGACACGCTGGATCGCGCCACGCAACCGCAACCAGGGCTACGGGCAGGGCGGCCCCGGCCAGGACTGCAACTGCACCATGGGTCTGATCAGCGGCAACGGCGGCCCCCCGACCTCCATCAGCCAGGGCCCGGGGGCGGAGTCCCACCCGGTCCTGGACAAGCTGCGTGCCTCCCACAGCTACAACCCCAAGGACTTCGACTGGAACCTGAAGAACGGCCGCGTCTTCATCATCAAGAGCTACTCGGAGGACGACATCCACCGCTCCATCAAGTACTCCATCTGGTGCAGCACGGAGCACGGCAACAAGCGGCTGGACTCGGCCTACCGGGCCATGAACGCCAAAGGCCCCGTCTACCTGCTGTTCAGCGTCAACGGCAGCGGCCACTTCTGCGGCGTGGCCGAGATGCGCTCGCCGGTGGACTACGGCACCAGCGCCGGCGTGTGGGCGCAGGACAAGTGGAAGGGCAAGTTCGACGTGGACTGGTTGTTCGTCAAGGACGTGCCCAACAGCCAGCTGCGCCACATCCGCCTGGAGAACAACGACAACAAGCCGGTGACCAACTCCCGCGACACCCAGGAGGTCCCCCTGGAGAAGGCCAAGCAGGTGCTGAAGATCATCGCCACCTACAaacacaccacctccatctttGACGACTTCTCCCATTACGagaagaggcaggaggaggaggaggaggtgcgcaag ACATTTGAACCTGCTCAGATACAGAACCGCTCTCGGTTGGATCAG GAGCGCCAAACCAGGAATAAACAGTAG